The DNA sequence AACTCGCTACATGACTACTGCTGAGAAAAACTCAATTCAGATTAGCCTTTCCGGATGGCTGTTGTATAACCGATTGCTATGGATGGGAATGAGTTTGCTGATTTTGTTTGCCACTTACAAGGCTTTCAGCTTTAATGTGGTATTGGGTAAAAAAGGCAAAAAGAAAAAAGAGGTTGAAGAGACAAAAGTGGAAGCCGCAAATGTGGTAGTACCAAAAGTACAGTTGCATACCGGATTGGGCACTTCAATACTTCAAGTATGGAAACATGCCATTTTTTACAGCCGATTGCTCTTCAGGCAGGTACCGTTTTTAGGAATAGCCATCTGCGGAATGATCATGGCGGTACTGATTGCTTACAATAGCTTTAACAGCTATGGAACAACGACTTTACCTGTAACTTATGCTACAGCTGAGATAATCTTCGGAGGGTTTGGACTTTTCTTCTTGATTATCATTGCTTTTTATACTGCTGAAATGGTTTGGATGGAGCGAAGCGTAAAAACTGACCAGATTATAGATGCCTATCCGGTTCAGGATGCTGTTCCACTTGTCAGTAAGGCTATCGGCTTGATCCTTGCCAATGTGGTACTGATGTTTGGTTTGGTGCTTTGCGGTATGCTGACGCAAGCGATCAAGGGGTATTTCAACTTTGAGCTTTCTGTTTATATGCTACAGGTATTGCAGACATTGCCGTTTGTACTGTTCTATACCTTGGTTGGAATATTCTTCCAAAGTGTGATCAACCATAAGTTTATGGGAATGGTAGCAGTCCTGCTTTTCTACTTCTTGACTATCTCACTAAGTGGATTGTTGGAAGTGGAACACCCAATGTTCCAGTTTGGTAGAACATTCAGCGGCAATTATTCAGACATGAATGGAGTAGGGCATTACCTGCCAAGGTTCTCTTACCATGTGATTTATTGGACAACCTTTACCCTGCTGCTTTTTGGGGTAGCTGTACTGTTGAATGCAAGAGGTACAGACACTTTGTTTAAGCAGCGTCTGCAAAAGGCAAAGGGCAGGCTAGGCAAAGGGATGATCAGTTTTCTTAGCATTGCTGCATTATCGTTTACGCTATCTGGCTGTCTGATGTATTACAATTACAATGTGGCAGATGAATATACCCATTCTGATCAGGATAAGGAGTTGCAGGCAAATTATGAGAAAACACTGTCCAAATATAAGCAGGTGCCTCAGCCAAAAATTGTAGATGTAAACCTGAAGGTGGAAATCTACCCTGAAACCAGAAGTATGGAAACGGCAGGGTACTACCTGTTGAGAAATACGCACAGCCAACCGATCAGTGAGGTACACTTGCAATTGCAGAATTCTAATAATGTGGATTATACCCAAATGGAACTGCAAGGAGCTACCTTGAAGGAAGAATTAAAAGACTATGCCTTCAATATCTATGCGTTGGAGCAACCATTGCAGCCAGGAGATACATTAAGACTTGATTGGGCTTTAAAGCTGGAGCCTGATGGGTTTGGAAATGAAAGTATGGGTACTAGAATTGTTCAGAATGGTACTTTCTTCAATAATGCACATTGGTTCCCGACTATTGGGTACAACGAAGGGTATGAGTTGCAGAAAAAGGATGACAGGAAGGATTACGACTTGGCGGAACAGGAAGATATGGCGGAGCAGGATGACGAGTGGCATCGCAGTATTAACCTTTTTGGTGATGACGCAGACATGATCAGCTTTGAGATCGTATTGGGGACTTCAGAAGACCAGATTGCTATTGCTCCAGGTTACCTTCAGAAAAAGTGGACTGAAAACGGCAGACATTATTTCCATTACAAGACTGATGCACCAATGGTGAACTTCTTCAGTATGGTATCTGCTCGTTATGAGGTGATGAAAGACCAGTGGGTCCCTGCGGAAGTCGATTCTATAAACAAGCCGGTCAATTTGGAGATATACTACCATAAGGACCATGCGTATAATCTTGATCGCATGATGAAAGGTATGAAGGCTTCTTTGGATTATTATACAGCCAACTTCTCGCCATTCCAGTTTAAGCAATTGCGTATCATGGAGTTTCCTCGTTATGCGTCATTTGCTCAGTCATTTGCCAATACGGTTCCATTCTCGGAAAGCATCGGCTTTATTATGGACATTGATGAAAAAGACAAGGAAGAGGTAGATGTGGCATTTTATGTGACTGCCCATGAGGTAGCGCACCAGTGGTGGGGACATCAGGTATGTGAGGCACAGGTAAAAGGTAGTTCAATGCTGTCAGAAGCCATGTCTCAGTACTCTGCGCTGATGGTGATGAAGCATCAATATCCAAGAGAGTCTATCCGTAAATTCCTGAAGCATGAGCTGGACAAGTACCTGACAGGTAGAGCGATGGAAAGTAAGAGAGAACGTCCATTGGCTGAGGTTGAACGTCAGCAGTATATTCACTACAATAAAGGATCGGTGGTATTCTTTGCCTTGCAGGATTATATCGGAGAAGACAGTCTGAACAAGGCGTTGAGAAATTACCAACAGGAGTGGGCTTATCGTACTGATCGCTATCCTGCCACACAAGACCTGCTGAAGCATATCCGTGCCGTAACGCCTGACAGCATGCAATACGTCATTACAGATATGTTTGAGACAATTACGCTGTTTGAAAACCGTGCTGATACTGTATCTTATACACAGCAGGCAGACAGTACTTACCAAGTGGAGCTGTCACTGACTACGGAGAAATACAGGGCAGATAGCCTTGGCGTAGAACAGGCAATTGCTGTAGCAGACTGGATTGATGTAGGCATTTACACAGAAGATGAAAATGGAGATGAGAAGCTGATCTACCTGGAGAAACACAAGTTTACTGACAAGGAAAACAAGCTGACTATTACTGTAGATCAAAAACCTACTAAGGCTGGTGTTGATCCGCTTCATAAGTTGATTGACCGTCATACAAATGACAATACAAAAACGGCAAAACTCAAAGCGTTAGCGATGTGATTTGTTTTGTGTTATTGAAAATAAAAACCACTCAGAGGGATGCTTCTGAGTGGTTTTTTTGTGATAAATATAAATGTGTGATGAAAGTTTTTTATTTGTTTGAAATTATATTTTTAAGTCATTTTGTGATAACATTTTGCATTTAAAATATCCTTGTTAATTGTTGGTAAATAACTCTGTTTGTGTTTTTATATTTTGATTTTGAGGTGTTTATTGAATCATCAATCAAAAACATCTACTATATTTTTTACTTATTAAATCAATTCTATGAAGATTAAAATCCTATTTTTATTTATGGTTTGCTGTGCTTTATGTGAGAGTATAAGTGCGCAGGTGAAAACTAAAAAAGGGTCTTCCTTTATTGGAGGAGGGGTGTGTGTGAGTTTTTCAGATTCTGAAAAAGTTGAGGAAGGTTATAGTAAACATCATAAAATAAACTTGAGGCCTAGTTATGCTTATTTTATTAGAGATAATTTTGCAATTGGAGGTGGTGTGATTTTAGGCGTGAGTAAACAACGAATGTATTATCCTTCTAATGAATCGTTTGCGGAAGAGTCATATAGCAGCCTGTCAAATAATAAAATAAAAGGAGTTGAGGTGTTCGCGAAAAAAATTATTCCTGTTTATAAGCATAAAATTGGTGTGATTGTCCAGCCAACTCTTGAGTATGTTGAAAGTGTTTATGTTAATAAAAGTGAGCATCCTATGCCATATACAGACGGTGCCTATCCCAATGAATTGTGGAAGAATAGTATAGTTAATGAGGATTTGAGTGTTGAAGTGAGGTTAGGCTTGTATTATTTCTTAACTGAACACTTCTCAGTTGAAATTAATTTAATGAATGTGGAATGGCTTAGGAATAAAAATGAGGAGGTGAATATTATTGATAGGAAAGAAGGTTACGTGGAAAAGTATGGAGTAGATGATATTAATACTGTATCCGATAAAAATGTAACAAATGATTTTGATTTTAATAGCTTGGGTGGGATTTCATTTGATAAGCTTATTGTAATGAATTGTTATTTTTAATTCTAATAAAGTATGAAAGGTTTAATAATATTTTTGTCTCTATTTGCTTTTTTAAATGGAGTGTCAATTGCACAATATGACTTTTACAAAGGTAAGTCTGTAATAGGATTAGGAGGAAAGTATTCCAAAGAGCAAGAGGGTTATTTTGATAATGGATTTAGTAGTCAACACAACAAGGAGCAACTAACAAGAAAAGTATATCTTTCTTATAGTTACTTAATTAGAAAGAATACTGCTATCGGTCTTGATGTTAGAACTAATAAAACAGAAACGAGCTATTTTGATGGTAATAGTGAGTTATTTAATTTTTATACTAATAAGGGGATTGAAATGAACCTTTTTTTAAGAAAATATAAGCCTCTATATAAGTTTATTGGAGTATATGCTGAACCTAAT is a window from the Limibacter armeniacum genome containing:
- a CDS encoding ABC transporter permease/M1 family aminopeptidase — its product is MKWLEIFRFELTYRKVRPATYIYFVLALGISFALVTTDSVKTGTQVMENSPFVISNILSELGVIFMMVASAVMGVSVLRDFEHHTHTLFFTTPISKADYLFGRFLGSLLVTGLIFSGLMLGMMAGEFAWWRDGDNLLAFDMISYLKPFVVLVLPNMLFVAAVFFASGALSRNMMVIYMQAIVLLVLYLVGSHFAREMESRELAAMLDPFGEQAYALQTRYMTTAEKNSIQISLSGWLLYNRLLWMGMSLLILFATYKAFSFNVVLGKKGKKKKEVEETKVEAANVVVPKVQLHTGLGTSILQVWKHAIFYSRLLFRQVPFLGIAICGMIMAVLIAYNSFNSYGTTTLPVTYATAEIIFGGFGLFFLIIIAFYTAEMVWMERSVKTDQIIDAYPVQDAVPLVSKAIGLILANVVLMFGLVLCGMLTQAIKGYFNFELSVYMLQVLQTLPFVLFYTLVGIFFQSVINHKFMGMVAVLLFYFLTISLSGLLEVEHPMFQFGRTFSGNYSDMNGVGHYLPRFSYHVIYWTTFTLLLFGVAVLLNARGTDTLFKQRLQKAKGRLGKGMISFLSIAALSFTLSGCLMYYNYNVADEYTHSDQDKELQANYEKTLSKYKQVPQPKIVDVNLKVEIYPETRSMETAGYYLLRNTHSQPISEVHLQLQNSNNVDYTQMELQGATLKEELKDYAFNIYALEQPLQPGDTLRLDWALKLEPDGFGNESMGTRIVQNGTFFNNAHWFPTIGYNEGYELQKKDDRKDYDLAEQEDMAEQDDEWHRSINLFGDDADMISFEIVLGTSEDQIAIAPGYLQKKWTENGRHYFHYKTDAPMVNFFSMVSARYEVMKDQWVPAEVDSINKPVNLEIYYHKDHAYNLDRMMKGMKASLDYYTANFSPFQFKQLRIMEFPRYASFAQSFANTVPFSESIGFIMDIDEKDKEEVDVAFYVTAHEVAHQWWGHQVCEAQVKGSSMLSEAMSQYSALMVMKHQYPRESIRKFLKHELDKYLTGRAMESKRERPLAEVERQQYIHYNKGSVVFFALQDYIGEDSLNKALRNYQQEWAYRTDRYPATQDLLKHIRAVTPDSMQYVITDMFETITLFENRADTVSYTQQADSTYQVELSLTTEKYRADSLGVEQAIAVADWIDVGIYTEDENGDEKLIYLEKHKFTDKENKLTITVDQKPTKAGVDPLHKLIDRHTNDNTKTAKLKALAM